The sequence GCTCCACGTCACCGACGCCGAGGCCCTGGGCGACCTCCGCCACGTCCTGGACGGCGAGAGCGCGGTGGAGGTCCCCAGAGAGCTTCTCGTGGACATCGCCCGCCGGGTGCTTCTGTAAATATTGATCACGATTGGGGAGACCTCTATGGCATGACCCGCCGCCCGGGGCTAGCCTCATGCGAACCATGCGGGAGGTCGCGTGAGCGAGCGGGCCCGCGAGCACGACGGCGCCGGCGCTCACATGTCCGGCAAAGGAGATCGGGTGAGCGGGTTCCAGCAGGTCAGGGCCGACCTGGGCGTGCAGCTCAAGCAGCTGCGGGAGGCGGCCCACCTGTCCGGCAAGGAGCTGGCCGAGCGGCTGAGGTGGCAGGCCTCGAAGGTCTCCCGGATCGAGAACGCCCGCCAGACCGCCACCGAGGACGACATCACCCAGTGGGGGCAGGCCGTCCAGGCCGCCCCCGAGATCGTCGAGGAGCTGATCGAGCAGGCGTCCAGCCTGCTGGAGCGGCAGGACTCCTGGCGGCAGCGGCACCGCAGCGGGCTGGCCGCGCTCCAGGAGGACATCCGCGACCTGGAGATGCGGACCGCCCTGTTCCGGGTGTTCGAGCCGGGGGTGGTCATCGGCCTGCTGCAGACCACCGAGTACGCCCGGAGCATCTTCACCCGGATCAAACGCCTCTACAACGCGCCCGACGAGATCGACGCCGCCATCCGGGTGCGCA comes from Streptosporangium roseum DSM 43021 and encodes:
- a CDS encoding helix-turn-helix domain-containing protein; this translates as MSERAREHDGAGAHMSGKGDRVSGFQQVRADLGVQLKQLREAAHLSGKELAERLRWQASKVSRIENARQTATEDDITQWGQAVQAAPEIVEELIEQASSLLERQDSWRQRHRSGLAALQEDIRDLEMRTALFRVFEPGVVIGLLQTTEYARSIFTRIKRLYNAPDEIDAAIRVRMQRQEILYDQTKKFRFVLPEAVLRYRLAPLDVMRGQLDRLLAVTALPNVEFGVVPFEAPLPSALLNGFWIYDSDQVAVPTRTRDLILRDPDDVAFYERAFEEFYEIAAFREAARAVIVRVLEDFERQSAD